The sequence CTGGAGCGAGCACAGAACCTCAACCCAATGGTGGAGGTCCATGCTGACTCAGACAGGGTCGAAGACAAAGCAGATGACTTCTTTCTGCAATTCGATGCGGTGagtaaaaatgaaagtttattCAAAAGTGCTGAGAGAATGGGACATTTGAGAGGGCGGCAGAGTGATTTTGACTGAAAAGCACAGcaaaactgttttatttgaaatcaCATATTGGAACATATTAAAAGAAAGATCCACTCTGAGCAATATgtatgtgaaaaatgttcatctcATGATGCGACTTCGACGTCTATGactgtttcctcctcagtcTGACCACTAGATGTCGCTTTGGGCTTGTGTTGTGCATCAGAagtgctgcttgttttgttctgtcaggACCGAAAACGGCCGCTTTAAGTCGACTTGGTGCTCAGCTCGGTTTTATTCCTCAGGTGACAGCAGGTTCATGGAAGACTTGGGTGCTCGTATTTGAGAATGTTTTagtaaagaaaatgtgaagtttGCATCATTTTTAACTATTATTTTAACCATATCTGTGTATCAAAGTTGGAAAAGccagaataaataaacacagagaattattattattgataatttattaataataatatactaTACTACTAATAAATTGTGCTAAAGGAAGTCCGCCGGGTCCTAAATACAACTGTTAGGCTGAGTTGCACCAACAAGGATTAATTTTTAAGCTCAGTTAAATCACGGTTTAACTTAAAAATGTGCTGCACCAAACTTAAAAACTagtttaaaataagaaataaactCTTTTTCCTTATTTGACTGGATTGTGTTGTAATTGGCTTGTTTATTATATAACCACGTCAGGTGCCATTTTAAGTCATGTGGTTTCCTTATATGGTCGTGTAGAGTTCACCGCAGTGTTCAGTGGGAGGAGCTTGGTGCTAACTGTATGTTTACTTCTCAGCGAGAAACATTCAAAACGCTgagctttttgcttttgtgctgAAAAGTCACACCTGGAAGACATACGctgcagtgaaatatttaaaccaAATGTCACTTGTGATGGCTGATTtgagtgttgctgctgtgtatTAGAGGACATTAGAGGACATTCGCACTAAAATGCAAATATGGAACAGTTCAAGCAGTTAAAGTGTCCTGCAGTGGTGTTGAAATAGTGGGgcattaagaagaaaaaaggctGTGATTCCTGCTGTTAAAGTTACAAGTCAGCTTTAAAGGACTCCTTTTTGTTCTTCAGATTCAGAAGTCGCTGTGTTGAGAACATTAAAGGGTTTATTGCATCATAACTCAAACTCTGGTTGCAAGACCTTCTTGGATTTTCTGACTGCATCGCCTGACCAGGTGAACGTGCAAATTAGCCAAATGATTTCTCTCACGTATCTGACGCATCAACGGTCTGCGAATCCAGGATTAAGGTTCCCCGTGGAGCCGAATTCCCACACGGTGTCATGATTAGTGCGATTACAATAACAAACGCTATGattatgtgtttgttgttaagCCAGAAGATGGGATTTGATTGAGCAATAAATGGATGATCATTTGAATTCTTTTAAGGCAATTCGATGAAAGTTGCTTCagcatttagcatttatttcCACAGTTTTATCGCTGCTGAAGGCTAGAATGgtttggagcagcagcagaagaagaagaataagagaCTTTTAACAGACTGCGTTGTCGGCAGCCTTCGTCCCTCTGGGGGTGTGAAGTGAGGgtcaggaggagggaggaagacgGAGGAGGATGGAAGTAGGACAGAGTGAAGCGAGGACGGGATGAGATGGATGTTAGtgggacggagggagggaggatgagagTGTTGGAGAGGAGAAGGCGGGACAATTTAAAACGCTTGAGATAAAATGGAAAACGGGAAAGCAGAGGGGGGTCTGTCTCTGTTCCCCTGCTCGAGACCACTCGTCGCTTTTATCTGCTTCCACGGATGTTTCTGTGCGCGGCTCAGCGGGAAGATGGAGGCTGATTAAAGTGGAGCGGCGGGAGTGTGGTCACAGTTTTCATATGAAAGGCCTAATTACTGAGGGATGAATACAATAGACAAACACACGTTGTCCATCTGGGTACTTCCAGAGTACAGTCGATTCACTCTcctcatgttttctttattttctgcagtgatTAATTCTGGTTTCTGGGCGGAAGGAACAGAAAAATACCATATGATTAATCATATTAAACGTAAAgctcaaattaattaattgtctTCAAGCTGCATTGCTGTGGTTTGATGAGATTTGATCGACTGCAGCGTAAACAGAAACCGTTTTTATTTAGGAAATGAAATGCGTTTGGCGCTGTTTCTGTAGGACTGTGTGGCTCTGTGCGGTGAGATTTTCGTTAAGTATGAATAATTTACACACCGACATGTTGGCAGCAGCTTTAAACATACCAGAATTTCTCATGAAGTTGTTGCACTTTGTGTTAGAAATGAGATGAGGaggttgtgttttatttggcaGATGGAACGAGCTTCAGGTTTCAGACGGTGGGGTCGGACGCTGCGGTCCGTCATAGGTGTGTTAGCACATCCTGTCCTTGGCCCTGGTCTGCTCGCTGTTATGTGGGAGATGCAGCATCAGTCTTATCAGGGAGTGGGAGGGAGTCTTGGGTGTGCTGGACTGGGTCCGCAGGATAAGGTGGACCCTGCCCACCGCTCAGTTGTTTACAGTAAGACGTGAGCCCACCCTGGTTTCATGGCGGCACACTGTGTGACCGTCCTGGCTTTTGCCTTGTCAGGAGGTGAACTGTCACCACAGGCTGCTGCGGCCGCCGCATTGGGTGTGTCTCGCTCAGTTTGGCAGCTGACCAGCCAACGTTCACAGTCGCTTTGTTGTTCCAAGAACTGAGAAAgctcaaagtgtttttcttcatttaaggGAATTGCTGCCATTTTTCAGAAGTAAAATAGGCCTGTCTTTCCCTGAGGGATGAAATGCCAGACAACAATATCGTTTGATATTTTCTGTCGGTGCAAGCAGTTGCAGTGTTATGttaatgaaaatggaaatgagcaaatagcagcacagaaacaaaatggcagaggaggagaaggtgcCCAGCAGACCAGCACAGTGGGAGTTCAGTTTCATACGTTTTATTTTTGGAGGTAAAAGGTGTAGGAAATGTGTGTCTTACGGTCAGTATGTAAATAGTGTTGGCAGCTGAAGGGTTGAGCTGCAGTCATCTCTGCACATGCAGCATCGCTGAAGGAaaccaaacaagacaaaatctttgtcctttcattttttaaaacaaatgtggcaCTTGAGCTAACTTGTCTCTCAAACACTATTTGCCTTCCAACTGTTAAGTCTCCATAAATCACACCTGGACTGAACCAAACCAGGAGGTGCCaatgtgtgatgtgattttggGTTGATCACAGGACCACTGAAACTCACAGCAGCTACGACCCAGTCAACTGAAAGGCATTTTTCTCCCCGTCTGATGCAGTTTTATTAAAATGCTCTGATCGACATGCTCGGCAGGCGCTTTTTATCCCACAGCCTCCAAGTTCTCAGCCTGAAGCCATTTTTTCCAACatagagaagaagaaatcatTCAGTAGAAGAGAAAAGGCCAGAAGTTAGCCAGCAGGTTTGTAGTACCTGAGTGTATTTGTACAGTGCTGGAGTGCATGCGGTGTGAAGGGTCAGCTGCTGTTGCTTAGCAGCACTTTGGCATTACTGGCAAAGCTGGCAGCTCTGACCAGCCTTCCATTATTTGTGTTCTTTCACCCTCAGGTGTGTCTGACAGGCTGCTCCCGAGACCTGATGGTGCGGGTCGACCAGCTCTGCTCTCAGCACAACATCAAAGTCTTCTGTGGGGACGTCTTCGGTTACTATGGTTACATGTTCTGCAACCTGGGACAGGAGCACAACTACGTGGAGTAAGTGTGGGCAGCGGGTCAAAGTGTGTGCGTTTGGCTCGGCTTTTCCCGCGTGACGGTAACGTTATTGGCACGTGGGAGTCGCTGCGTGTTAGGCGACTTGCTCAAGAGCACTGCGGTAGTACTTTGTCCCTCTTTCAGCTGTGAGGTGCATACGTGCAGCGAGTTGGCCGAGTTTCACAGGCTCTTTTAGCGTTtggtaaatgaaacaaactcacaaaatgtctagaaaggaaatattcttaCACCTGTTTTCCCCGCCAACGAGAGAAATACAACCGCACGCCCTCTGAAGTCACGTTTCTCTGTTACACTTTCCAGTCTCTCACTTCACTCACTGTTGGGTTTTCTTTAGGGAAAAGCCAAAAATGGTGAAACCATCTGAAAATTCTAACGACGGTCCAGAGGCAAAGAAGGCAAAAGTCGACCCCAACGAGACCACCATGGTGAAAAAGGTAAATGGATGAAGACCGTATTTCACAGCTGAATATCTTTAACTTTGATTAATGCCAGCCAAGCATCATATATGAAGATGGAAATCAACAGTATCCTTTAGGAAGTCAAATGGTGACTGTGATATACACCCGCAGTGACTGTAACAGGACTTTGATATTTTGGGTGTTAAATAGCACAATTATACtgttgaattttttaaaaatccaatcAGTAGAAATGTACTTTAATCAGATATGGAGAAATATGGTAATAGTGgaacatttaaaatttaaatttatcatctcaaataaatataaatatacataaaatcCATGCAAGTCCAAAGAAATTGTTTTCCCGAATCACATGACCACCGTACTTTGCTTTATATTCATCCTAAAAAATAAGgggaaaaattaaataaaacgCCAGCGGACCATCAGCTCGTTTTGTGATCTCTCGCCATCAGACGGCCAGTTTCTGCCCTCTGAAGGAGGCTCTGGAGGTGGACTGGACCAGTGAGAAGGCCAAAGCTTGTCTGAAGCGAACTCCAGTGGACTACTTCCTGCTTCACGGTACTTTCACCGTTTTATTAGTCGCATTTTAAACAGTTGGTTGAGTAAAACTAAAGTCGAGgtgtttttagtcttttttttgtaatgattGTAAAGATGTGATTAGAagttagtaataataatgaaataataacataatcATAATGTTGTAATGAAATTACGCATTCGGGTTTCGTTATGAGATGAATTTTTTTTAGTGAAACTGATTATCTGTTTGGCACAACCTGAATGAGTATACCAGAGGTCATCTGATATtttctgtggaggaggtgagacGTATGCACAAAATTTCCCTACAGAGAATCGATCAAATATAGCAAAGATTCCTGAAACAACTAAAAAAGTTCAGAAATTTGAAACTGAGAACGTGTAGGAACCCTGCAGCGAGACTGAAActcaaacatgcatgcaaagcTGCTGCTTCTAATTTAACTGATTTTGTTGCACGTGCACGGAAAAATTTTGCCAATAAATTTTGTTAAATGTCATTGCTTGATGTCGACCTTTCGACGTGTTGGAGAAATCTATtcatattttgtgaaatttaatCGGAACTTTGATGGAAAAAGATTAGCGTTACGCTGAGTTGCACCCGAGTGATCGTAGAACATGTTTAGGATCCGTCAGGAACTTTTTGACCCTTGAAGTAAATCTGAAATGTGCCTTCCTGTTTTTCAGCTTATTTACGGTGTCTGATGACCTTCCCTTCAGAGTTGTTATTGTCCCTCCCGTCACCTGGCCCTGCACGCCACACGACATGCTAGTTTCCATCACAGGCTGTCCATGGCCAGTCATGTGCACTGAGCGTGGAGCCCGACACCTACTCCACACGACAACAAGCGTATAAGAACAGGAAACAACCACAACATGGCTGCACACttgtaaaattacaaaaacaggTTTCTGTGCAAAACGCAGTGAATGATGAAAATTCAGTTCCACTTTGGCAGGACGCACACGTCATCAGTACGAAACAGaacactgcagctctgtaaGTTTAGCTCATGTTGTAGCGTGTAGCAGAAAGGGCAGAATTACAGCATGTCCTAACTTACAGcaatcattttacatttagaaAGTGGTAACATGATGCTGCACATCGCAGGGTGACGTTTGGGTTTGTCTGCCGGCTCTGAGGACCTGGACGACGTGTTGCGAGCTTAAACTCCTCATGTCAGTGCACCACGATCTGTAAGGTGTGAAAAGGTCAGCTGTGGCACTGAAACATTTCGTCACGTACGCACGCAGCAAGACGCTAACTCGTATAACAACGTATTAACTGAAAACGCTTGTGATTTCAGGTGCGACGCCTCGAGTTTTCACAGAAATGCGTACTgtttaaattaaacagtttaATGCTTCTCCATACACGAGTACAAAGAAAAGTCCACCTCGGCCTCACCTTCCTGGTTGAAATGTCAATATTTCCTGTACTGGAACCATGTTCTGAGGGTGGACATCGATTTTTAACGTAACGTTTTTTCCACCTAAATTCAGCTTTATGGAATTGATTGCTTCCTCTCATTTAAAATCACTTCAGAGTAGAAAAGTCTCAGAATTTGGGGTCATGATGTGCCAAAAAGTCTCAAAAAGCCAAATGGAAATTCTCTCATGGAGAGCAGAAGCCGCCAGGTTTCATTCCGCTGACAGGTTATGCATTTAAAACCCAGCTGGACATCAACAGCAGCGGCCCAGCAGCTCATTTGCCTCACACTCGCTTCTCGTTTGCAGGTACGTTTCTGAAAATCTCGGCTGGTTAGTTTTAGGTTTGTGCAGACGGTCAGGCCTTTAGACTAATGACTCGCCTTTAGACCGAAACCCATTCAATCTGCTGCGTTTCAGGTTCATTTCTGAGTGGAAACTCAGcctggttgttttttttatttagcaagTGTGAGACAGGAGGCCGTGTTATTATTCTTTCATTGTTTCTATAATTGGAGCTAGCGGTTGTTGTTTTGGGCGACAGATGAGGAAGTGGCTCTTCCTCTGTTACAACTGCTTCCTGTCTCACTAGGAACAGTCAGGTGATCtgaaccgtgtgtgtgtgtgtgttttttttgatTGTTATCATTAGTGATAATCTGcactattttctcttttaatgcATTGATCTTCTGACAAACCGTGTTGACCAGCTAGAGGAAAGATGACCGCAGTGCAGAAAGTGTTTGTGCGAAGCAGAAAGGGAAGACGTTTGCTGTGTGTTACATGAAATGCACGTCTTTAGGTTGACAGACAGACGTTTTCCTATCAGTTCTGCCAAGTGTTGCTTtaatatgtggaaaaaaatctgttgcaTTTGTACGTTTCAACATAAAGGGCCATCGCGGATATTTCATGCTTTAATCCGCGAAGGCTATTACGTATCACAGCGTGTGTGGGTTTGGAGATGCTATCGTTGTTCCATCCCACATTATTATGTTGTGTAATGAAATTCAGTTTGGATTTTCTGCCTGGCGCGCCGTGATGCCATTTGTGCCAGTCTTTAACTCTTCTAACAAAGTTTGACTGATAAAGGGCAGAGCCGAGGTGTGAAAATGATTCATCGCCACTGCACACACGCGAGcgagtgagagtgtgtgtgtgtgtgtttggcgtGCCACGCTGGTGGAAATGGCCGTGGGAGGATTTGACTTCCTGATGTGGTTGGAGTTAATGGACGGAGTGGAGGAAATATGGGGGCTAAGTGTTGATGTGTGCGGTTAGAGAAGTCAGTTGCTGTTTGAAATAATCGTTCTCGTTCgctttgtatttttcatttctaactCAGTTCTTCAGCTGGTTCTAACACACAGgaaagagggttttttttccctcactctaATATTTCCTTGCTGAGCACGTGCAGGCGTGTGCACGCTCTTAATTTGATGTGGGGAAGCGTGGGCCAAATCGGATGAAATGGTTGATGGTGCAACCACATACcgatatgtttttttttttgtcctgtttcaAAGGGTGCAGCAGTCAAAGACGAGATGTTGTCTTTCCATGAGGTGATAATTCACCGCCGAGGTCTCTTGAAAGCGTGATGAAATTATAAATGGCAAGAGTGCAACAGATTATATGGAAAATATTGCTTTAGAAAAATGGCTTAAACttgtttccagcttctcaacTGCCGTTCATTTCCTGCTCTTCATGTCCtgcttcctccttctttcttttctgtcttcccttCCGTCTCCACAGTAATGTTGAAGTTTCGCACTGATAAAGGCCGCGACCCCGACCCACAATCCTTTGCTGAAGACAGCCAGCTCCTGACGCAGATCCGCGATGACGTGTTCGGGGCCTTGGAAGTGAGCACTGACCTCCTGAGCGATGACTTCAGCAGGTATCGAGCGTCTTCGCCCGCGCTGTGACTTACACGGCAGACACTGATTAGACGTTtcactcagacaggaagtgaaggctCACATGCATTCAAGCAAACAAACTGACTCCAGGCCAGTAGCTTGGAGGCAGACACTTTCTCAGTTGTTTGATATGACACCTTGCGTTTAGTCGCAGTGGTGAACGCTGccttgttctgtctgtcttcagctACTGCTTCTCTGAGATGTCTCCGGTGTGTGCTGTCGTGGGAGGAGTCCTGGGACAGGAAGTTGTCAAGGTGAGCCTGTGAACATCATGACGCATTTTGGACAATCCTTGACTGTTTTAAATAATGCAGGAACATCAGAACTCAGCGCTCTGAACGTCACAATATTCACTCCGCTGTAGTGAGCGAAGACGGTGACGACGGCCCGTCTGTTGTGTGAGGGagtcagtcagctgacaggTGGCCACTCAGCTGCTTTCTGGGTCGGCTTCAGACAAACCGCAGCGTCTCTTCTCGGCGTAGAAGTGATTTTCACTGTGAGCGCAGTGAAAGTCGGCGTGACGCTCTGGCAGCAGCCTCTCAGGAGGAGAAATGATTTACACTGAACAACATAATAAACTCATTGATATGGCAGCATGAAAGAACAGAATGGGGCCAGTGGCAGGACGTGCGGCTTGATGCTCCAAGTCATCTGGTGGGATTCAGTTTGGTCACTTCATTACTTCATCACGATTCATCAGCATTTAATGCACAAAGTCccacagaggaacaaagagaacatttcCTCAGCGCACGACCTGAATATGAGTTCACTCTGACCTCAGGCTGGGATGAAAAGGAGATCAGGtcagggaaagtgtgtgtgtgtgtgtgtgttatgctgGCTCAAAGCCAACACGCCGTCTCGGTGACGATGATGAAACTCACTGCAACTGGCGGACTAATGTCTCGCCGGGTGAATCCGACTGATTTCACTGAGCTCACCTGCTGAactgacttcttcttcttcttcttctcgtcCTTCTCTCAGACTGAAAGTTGGCACTAAAAACCGCCGTCTTTATGATTTCAAAACGTTTCGTGGCACTGAAAAACTCTCCGGCTGGTCGCTCGGTCGCAGCCGACGTGAGCTGGGACGGGTGGCGTTAGATTTTGTAGCCTCTGACCTTCCTGTCTTTCCCCTGCAGGCTCTCTCCCAGAGAGACGCTCCACACcgaaacttcttcttcttcgatGGTCATAAGGGCAACGGCGTGGTCGACTACTTCGGGCCAAAGTGAAGCCGCCACACACGTGCACGGGAGCTTCTGTCTGTTCGTCGGTTTGTTGCCACAGAGTGTTTGTCCGGTCGTAAACGAATGAATCTGTTGCTCCGTTTTTTGGCATTTGATCTGAAGTACACGGTtagactttttttgttgtgttctgtttttacatttcctaATAAAACATTGTTGAGTAAAAGGATCATGTTCAGCTTTCCTTCTTTTGCCAGAACATTATGCAACACTGAAGATTAAACTCTGACGGGGAAATTTCAAGGCAGGACCTGAAGTATTTGGCCTGGTGTGATTAATCAAAGTGAGAATCTCCGGCGCCGTAGGGTTAATCAGTGTGGTGGATCTCTGAGGTCGAAGGGGAAATACAGCAGATAGTCATATGACGTTcagagtgtgtgactgtattTGGTAATAACCTCTCACCCGGCATGTGACTCATCACACCAAACATGGCTGCTTCCACCCTGGCATTCAAATCAAGCCTGGTGATGAACTCGAAGCGTTTCCTATCACCTTCAGCCCAAATAAGGCAGCGACCAGAAGCGAGCGTCATGGGCGACAGGAGGGGCGGTGGGCGGCGGCGGTGGCACCGCAGCCAGGTGTTTGACCTCAGTGGGTGGTGGGGCGGTTGATCCTGTTTAACCTGTGAAACCTGAACCGAGAGAGATGAGGGGAAGAAGAAGGACTCTCATTTTGATGCAATTTAACGCCTGCTGTTCATCATCTGCAACACGCGTCTCATCATGATTAAGAtcccacacagagaaaataaatgatgaagtgGTTACATTTtctatccaaaaggtcaaaggtgacCTTCACCGTgacatcatcatgttttctgtccatacGTCAACAGCAGAACTCAGGACCAGAAGAACCTGTGAAGAACCGATCTcaggtgtccaccttgaaactgatTGTGTTGATGTTCTGtgctgaacgtgtgtgtgtgtgtgtttgtgtgaagccTCCTCGCTTTGCAGTCTGtagcttctcagcagcagcgTCCACGTTTGAAGCTTTGCAGTCCACCACGAGCTCGTTGGTTTGAGTCTCTCAGTGGCGGCAGATGTTACGCGAGCCTGGACAGACACGCATGGAAACTGAAACTTGACTGGTGTGTGGAGGCGTAAAAACCACAAGGATGTGATTCTGATCTTCTGAAGGACCTTTTGTTTTGCGCATAAACCCAACAGTTGGTGTacagattaaatattaaaagctGCATCTTAATCAGACCCGcttaaacaaatgtgtgtgcgtgaagcCGCAGTCACGTCCATACTTCAGTATGGACGTCGACTTATTCTTCTCTGACCACCTGATATCAGAAGATAAAGAAGGTCTTGCTGCCTCTGGCAACCAATTTCCATATCTGACTCTTTAATATTAACAACAATATTTGCCTGCCTCTTAAACAGGAGGTCAACAGTGATGAAACCAAACCAGAAAGTCTGGGgaaattcagacacacacacacacacacattgctccACATGATGTCACACTCCCTGCTGCAGAAACAGTGTATGTGACTGTTTTTTGAATTAAATTCTGGGTTCAGCCTGAGTTCAGCACAGAGAGCGAGTGAGAACAGAGCGAATAACCAACGACTGATCGCGTGGAGAACAAAACCCACGACGTCA comes from Scatophagus argus isolate fScaArg1 chromosome 5, fScaArg1.pri, whole genome shotgun sequence and encodes:
- the sae1 gene encoding SUMO-activating enzyme subunit 1; the protein is MIDMIEKEDPVISEEEAAQYDRQIRLWGLDAQKRLRGSRVLLAGLGGLGAEVAKNLILAGVKALTLLDHEQVSEESCRAQFLVPVTAQGQNRAQASLERAQNLNPMVEVHADSDRVEDKADDFFLQFDAVCLTGCSRDLMVRVDQLCSQHNIKVFCGDVFGYYGYMFCNLGQEHNYVEEKPKMVKPSENSNDGPEAKKAKVDPNETTMVKKTASFCPLKEALEVDWTSEKAKACLKRTPVDYFLLHVMLKFRTDKGRDPDPQSFAEDSQLLTQIRDDVFGALEVSTDLLSDDFSSYCFSEMSPVCAVVGGVLGQEVVKALSQRDAPHRNFFFFDGHKGNGVVDYFGPK